A stretch of Eleutherodactylus coqui strain aEleCoq1 chromosome 9, aEleCoq1.hap1, whole genome shotgun sequence DNA encodes these proteins:
- the SNX16 gene encoding sorting nexin-16 produces MATPYVPVPIGNPASANIPTRSQRSSSLGSSSTSSTSSKEPPEDGNPRSRKKLSAPDHLSCTSSVCSSPLVRTKFDTSVEYSSRPLPHEYVPNSEELEERPSTPTILGYEVMEERAKFTVYKILVRRSPDETWVVFRRYTDFSRLNDKLKEMFPGFRLALPPKRWFKDNYDYDFLEERQLGLQAFLQNLVAHKDIANCAHVRLFLCLDDPPGPFDSLEESRAFCETLEETNYRLQRDLAEKQKELEALKKLLNEKQLHIQTLESRMQDMSTEHGKARRASGEESECSGEVESSAIEADQVASVDNGSFKESHENCWNESLPEIEVAEVADPDEEV; encoded by the exons ATGGCGACCCCTTATGTGCCAGTGCCAATCGGAAACCCTGCTTCAGCCAACATACCAACAAGAAGCCAAAGAAGCTCGTCTCTTGGGAGCAGCTCAACAAGTTCAACCTCCTCGAAGGAGCCGCCTGAAGATGGCAACCCGAGAAGCCGCAAGAAGCTGAGCGCCCCTGATCACCTGAGCTGTACCTCCTCGGTGTGCAGCAGTCCCCTCGTTAGGACTAAATTTGACACCTCGGTAGAGTACAGCTCAAGACCACTGCCACACGAATATGTCCCGAATTCTGAGGAGCTGGAAGAGAGGCCTTCGACGCCAACCATCTTGGGGTATGAAGTGATGGAGGAACGGGCAAAGTTTACA GTATATAAGATCCTGGTTAGAAGAAGCCCAGATGAAACCTGGGTGGTGTTTCGGAGGTACACAGACTTTTCTAGACTCAATGATAAG CTCAAAGAAATGTTTCCCGGTTTCCGACTCGCTCTCCCACCTAAACGCTGGTTTAAGGACAATTACGACTACGACTTCCTGGAGGAACGGCAGTTGGGCCTGCAGGCTTTCCTACAGAACTTGGTAGCCCACAAGGACATTGCAAACTG cgcCCATGTGAGGCTATTCCTGTGCCTGGACGATCCGCCCGGTCCGTTTGATAGCCTGGAAGAGAGCAGG GCTTTTTGTGAGACGTTGGAAGAAACGAATTACAGACTTCAAAGGGATCTTGCAGAGAAGCAGAAGGAGCTCGAAGCCTTGAAAAAGTTGTTAAATGAAAAGCAATTGCACATACAGACGCTTGAAAGCCGGATGCA GGACATGAGCACCGAGCATGGCAAGGCACGCAGAGCCTCCGGGGAGGAGAGCGAGTGCAGCGGAGAGGTGGAGTCCTCGGCCATAGAAGCGGATCAGGTGGCCTCTGTAGACAACGG TTCCTTTAAAGAGAGCCATGAGAACTGCTGGAACGAATCACTGCCAGAGATTGAAGTAGCAGAGGTGGCAGATCCTGACGAAGAGGTCTAA